CTGGACGCGACCGGCTCGGCCATCGACGCGCTGGGCGGAACCCTCACCGTCGCCTACGCGACCATGGCGGTCGCCGCGTCGACGCCCGCTCACTGACCCGTGACCGGCTCGGTGGGCGAATGTGCGGCGCGGCAACGATAATGGGCTCGTGACCGAGCGTGCAGCGAGCCGAACCGCGATCCTGGTCTGTCAGGGACGCGCCGTCGCGGACGGTCGATTGGGGGTCGGGCGATTCTCCGACCCGATCGCGACGCATCTGCTCGTCGACGGCGAACACGAGGTGGTCGACCGGGTGCGGGCCGGTCAGGCCCCCAAGGCGGTCGGGGCGCGTATCGAATACGAATTGCTGTGCGCCACAGCCGAAGTGCTCGCCGCGCGTACCGTCGCCATCGACGAGGCGCTGCGGGAGCACCGCAATCCGCAACTGGTGATCCTGGGTGCCGGGCTCGACGCGCGCGCCTGGCGGATGCCCGAACTGGCGCAGGTCGCCGTGTTCGAGGTGGATCATCCGGCCTCGCAGGCCGAAAAGCGGGCCCGGCTGGGGGAGCGGGAGCCGCTGACCCCGGCGCGGTTCGTGCCGGTCGACTTCGGCACGGACGCCCTCGGTGCCGCGCTGAACGCGGCGGGCCATGACGAGTCGCGGCCCACCACCTGGATCTGGGAAGGGGTCGTGCCCTACCTGTCGCCCGCCGAGGTGAGCGAGACGGTCACGGAATTGGCGCGGCGCAGCGCTCCCGGCAGCCGGGTGATCGCGACCTATCCGACGTCGAATCGGCTCTACAGCGTGGGCCGCCGCATCATGGAGATCCTGCTGTCGGTGACCGGCCGCACCAATCCGATGGCCCGCGAGCCGCAACGCTCCAACTGGACCCCCGACACCATGGCCGCCGTCATGACCGCCCACGGCTTCACCGTCACCCGCGACCGCGACAAGCTGACCGTGGCCCACGACTCCGGTGTCGAAGGCCGCCCGGAATCCTTCCGCAGCACCGGCCGGCTCCTCGTCGCCGACCGACTCTGATCAACCGCGCCCCTCACCGGTTGAGAGTGACAACCCAGGACCCGTTGCAGCCCTTGTCGTGATCGCGGTTCCCCTCGTAATTCCACACCGCCTGCAAATCCGAATCCTTCTGAATGTTGAAATCACCCGTCGGCGACTTGATCGCCACCCCGTCATAGAGCAGCACGCTCAAATCGTCGGGGTAAATCGTCCACTCCCCGTTGTACCCCGCCGGATAATTCATGCTCACCGTGGTGGTGCGCCCCGCGTGATTCTGCACCACCAGACAAGCCCCCGCCTGACCCTGCGCCTGCGCCGCCGGCGCCCCCACCAACCCCACCGCCGACAACCCCACCGCCACCGCGGCCACCGGCCCCCCAACCTTCCCAACACGCTTCGTGCCATTCCACATCAGAGACAACCTCCCAATGATTCCGGTTGCCCGGACCGCTGATTCGATGCCCTGAAGGTATGGCCGCTCACCAGCATCTTTCTAATGAAATCCTTATCGACGCCGCTCGCCGATTGCCCTCCTCCTCCATCGCGTCCTCCGCCATTCGCACGAGCCGTTCGCGCACATCCGGCATCGACAGGTCGGCATGAGTGACCCCGACGCCACGTGTCCCCGCCTCCGCGTCGGTGAGGCATTCGACCGCGCGCCCGCGCGCGAAATCCCCTGAGATACAGCCCAATCCGAGCGCGCAGCGCTCCCGTAGATACGAATACACGGTGGTGTCGAACAGCGACTCGAAGATCGGCGCGGCGGGTCGGTACGCCAGTCGCGTCAGCCCGTCGACGAGGGTGCATTGGACAGCGATCGAGTCCTGGCCGCCCTCGGACGAAATCGCGAGGTGGTCGAGCAGCTCGGCCGCATCAGGGGCTTCCCCGCTCGCGCTCAGCATCGCAAGGGCCTGGTGGCCGAGGGTGCCGTCCAATCCGGCCTTCGACCTGGCCCACGCCAGTGCATCGGGCGAATGCTGTCGCATCATCTGCCGACGCGTGGCGATCCGCGCGGCTGCCGGCAGCGATCGGTCCGCCAGCAGTTGCGGAGCGACCCTCAACAGCGTTGCCTCCCAACGACTATCGTCTAGACCGGTGGCCTCACCCGGTGACAGCAATCCGCGTTCGACGGCGGCATCCAGGATCCGTTCGCGCTCGGCTGCCGACCGGTCGACGTGCGGAACCGGCCGGCGCTGAGCCACACGCTGCTCCTCGGCCCACAGCACCCGATCCACGCGCGGACTTTGCGCCCGCCACTGCGGCCACGGTGGCGCACCCAAATCGAACGACCACGCGACCGCCCGCCCCAACTGTTCGTCGTCGGCCACCTCTAGCAACTCATCGAGCAGCCCCCGGGCTTCCGGATGAGCGTGGAACGGAACGAGGGCGCGCAGCGCCAGATCCAGATCCCGCCCGGTCCGCAGGTAGTAGCGCAATTCGGTGACGCTGCCCTCGACCTGCGCGCGAGCGAGATCCTCGAGCACATCGATCGCGAGCCACGCATCCGCGTCGCCACCTGGATCGGCCGGGCGGGAGTACGCAGCCCGCAGCCACCGCAAATCGACACCCAATTCCTTGACCAGACAGGCATACAGCCAGCCCCGGCTCTCGACCTGATGGTCCCACCGAGGATCGTCGGCAATGCAGTCGATCAAGAAGTCTCGCGCCTGCCGCGGCTGTGCCAGCGCGGCCGGGTAAGCGGCTCCCCGGCCCCGCTGGATCATTCCCAGCAGCGAATCCGCCGCCGCCCACGCCTCTTCCATGGCGACATGAGATCACCGGTTGCGATGGCGCTCCAGCGAATTTCCCCCTATCCGTCAGACCGGGATACTCCGCCAAGGCCGTATCGGCGTGCGATCCCGGAAGGCTTCGATTGCCGCTGCGACTTCGAATGCTGTTGTGGCATGGGCGATATCGTCTCTGTATAGCACCCGGTCAGCCACGGCGTCCAACTCGAAGCCCCAGACCATCGACATCAGCGGGTTGAGGAAAAGCTCGGATTGTTTCTCCCGAGTGCGGGCCAGCGAATGGTGATCTCCGAACTCCCCACGCGCCGCGTCGGTGATCGAGGCGCACACAATGCTTTCCCGCCCCGGGGTGTGCCGTTGCACCCATTCCACCGCATCCAGCCAGCCGTCGACCGCGGCATTGCCGGGCAGCAGACTGAAAACCCCGTGATAAGCACCTAATTTGGCCAGTGCGGCAACATTTTCCAGAAAATGCGCATGGCACACCCCGTGGTGGGCGTCCACCCCGAACCCCACGCAGAGCGCGAGCTTGACGGGAACGTCCACCGCCCGCGCCCCCAGCAGACTGGTCACATCCTCCACCGGCGTCCCCAACCCCGCCTCGTCCCCGGTCATCAACAAATCGGTCCCCCCATCCACCAGCACCACCGCATCGAGCGCCAACTCCCGAGCCAGCCACGCATACGCGTCCCGCACATCCCCCGTCCCACCCTTGCGAATCAGAAAAACCTGATCCGGAAACCCATTGTCCCGCAACCACACCGCGAGCTGCTTCTCCGGAAAATACCCTCCCCCTCCAGTATCGGCGTCCACCCTGAACACCCCCGCCCCCACCCGCTCCGCGCTCGTACGAGTCACCGCCGTGAACGTCAAATTCCCCAGAAATACCGTCGTGCCCCGCTCCATCAGCGCCAACGCCACCGGCATCCCACTGAGCACATCGAACCCACCCCCTGCCCCCACCACCAACACCCGCCCACACCCCCGAAGCCGCTCCATCACCCCCGACTCGAACATCCCCTCACCCTCCCACGTCCCCCCACTTCGCACCAAGATCAGGGAGCTGCCACCGCGGCGAACCAGACAAATCCCCTCACCCACAGCTCCCTGATCTTGATCGTGATGGAATGTCGGGCAGGAGGTGGTGGGGATGGCTTCTGGACGGGCGATACGGGTGGCGACGGTGTTCTTGATTCTGGTGATGGGGGTGATGGGGGCTGTGGGGATCAGCATGCTGGTGGATGGGGTTCGTGTGCTGGCGGAGCGGACCACCTGCGATGGGGTGGTGATGTCGGAGATCGACGGTTGTGAAGTGATTCCGGGCAGGGTGCGCGGCGACCGGGGGATTCAGAGCTACTGGCCGGGTGCGCGCCTGGCCGGGATGGCGCGGAACGTGCCCGCTGACCGGGATGTGCGTAGCCGGGAGCAGATGCATGATCTCGAACGGACCAACGGTGTGGTCGGGACGGCTATCGGCACGGTGATTGTCGGCGGGGTTATTGCCTTGGTGTGGCGGATGTTTCGGCGATGGCCTCGAAAGTCCCGGTCTCGCGTGTAGTGAGAACGTTCTGGCTGGGGGCTAGGCGGTGATTTTGTTGAGGGGGGTGGGGGTGGGGGTGGGGAGGGGTTCTCGGGTGCGCATGGCGGCCCAGAGGGCGGCGGTGGCGGCGGTGCAGGCGGCGGCGCCGCCTACGTGGACTGCTACCAGGGCGCCGGGGACGTGGGTGAAGTATTGGACGATGCCGACGAGGGCTTGGGCGCAGACGAGGGTGAGGACGAGGATGAGGCGGGTGCGGAGGGTTTTGTTCATGCCTACGGCGGCCAGGCCGCAGGCTAGGCCGACGAGTAGGGCCAGGTAGGCGACCAGGAGTTCGGCGTGCAGGTGGACGAGTGTGACGATTTGGACCTGTAGGCGTTCCACTGGTTTGGCGGCGCTCTTGTCGCCGGCGTGCGGGCCCGCGCCGCTGACCAGCGTGCCCGCGATCAGTGTCGCGGTGAGGGCCACGCCGCTCAGGACGGTCAGCAGGCGCAGCGGTCGAGGTGCGCGGACGGTGTCGATGCCATCGTCGGGTTCGCCGACCTTGGACCACAGCAGCGCCGACAGCCAGACCATCAGCATCGACGCCAGCAGATGCACGGCGACCGTCCACCACAGCAGTCCGCTGCGCACGGTGATGCCGCCGATCACGGCCTGCAGCACGGTGCCGCCGGGCATGAGCCACGCGTAGACGAGAACTTCGCGCCGCCGCCGCGCCCGGGTCACCGCGATCACGATCGCCGCCGCCGCGAGGGTGACCACGAAAGTCAGCATGCGGTTGCTGAATTCGACCACCTGATGCAGGACCGGCACCTCGGCCACCGCGGTCGGGGTGAAGCTGCCGGGGAAGCATTGCGGCCAGGTCGGGCAGCCCAGACCCGAGGAGGTGACGCGAACGACCGCACCGGTCACCGAGATTCCGGCCTGGGTCAACACGACCAGAAGGGCGAGGAGTCGCTGCACCCGCATCGACGGCATCGGGAACAGATCGGCAAGTCGCTGGAAGGCGCGAGTCAGCACGCGTCGATGGTAGCGGGGGCGTATTCCGCCCCGTCACTCGCCCTACTACAACGTGTCGTTAAACACGCTGGGGGTCAATCGAACTTGAAGAAACGGGTGGCCAGCCAGCCGCCCAGCCCACCCCAGCCGGCCAAGACCGCCAGCCCGTACCAGTCGACACTGGTGCGCATCGCCTGCTCCAGGCATTCCGACAGCGCCCCGGACGGAATGATCCGCGCGATCAGGCTCACCGCGTGCGGCAGGTCGTCGGACATGAACACCAGGCTCGCGGTCCCGAGCATGACGAACCACAGGATATTGGCCAGCGCCAGCACCACTTCGGCCTTGAGCGTCCCGCCCAGCAGCAGCCCCAGCGCCGCGAAGGTCGCGGTCCCCAGCCCGATCACCACCGCACCCAGCAGCAGCCCGGCCGGCGCGGGCCGCCACCCGAGCGCGACACCGATGGCCCCCAGCAGAATCGACTGCAACACCACCACGAGCAGCACCGCCGAACACTTGCCCGCGACGATGCCCCACCGCGGCAACGGCGTCGCACCGAGCCGTTTCAACGCCCCGTAGCGCCGGTCGAAGCCGACGGCGATGGCCTGCCCGGTGAACGCGGTCGACATGATCGCCACCATCATCACCGCCGGCACCACCCGGTCGACCCGATGCTCGCCCAGCCCGCTCATCGGCAGCAGCGTCAACCCGATCAGCAGCGTGATGGGAATGAACATGGTCAGCAGCAGCTGTTCTCCGTTGCGCAGCAACAGGATCAGCTCCATGCGCGTCTGCGCCGCCAGCATCTTCGCGCGCGTGGTCGGCTGCGGGGCGGGCGCGAAGGTGCCCGCCGCGAAACGGTTCACGGTCTCGGTCATCCCCGCAGCTCCCGCCCGGTCAGTTCGAGGAACACGTCTTCCAGCCGGCGCTGGTCGATGCGAATGTCGGTGGGCAGCACGTCGATTCGCGCGCACCACGCGGTCATGGTGGCCAGCACCTGCGGGGTGATGTCGCCCTGCAGCAGGTAGGAGCCGGGCGCGGTCTCGCGCGGCGTGAACCCTTCCGGCAGTGCGGCTTCCAGCAACGTGAGGTCGAGTTTGGGTGGCGCGGTGAACGCCAGCCGGCCCTCGGCGCCATGCGAGGTGACCTCGGCGGGCGTGCCCTGGGCGACCACGCGCCCGTGGTCGATGATGACGAGCTGATCGGCGAGCTGTTCGGCCTCGTCCATCATGTGGGTGGTCAGCAGCACGCTGACCCCGTCGCGGCGCAGCGCGTCGATGAGCTCCCACACGAGATGCCGTGCCTGCGCGTCCAATCCGGCGGTCGGCTCGTCGAGAAACACGATCTCGGGCCGGCCCACCAGCGCGCACGCCAGCGCCAGCCGCTGCTGCTGCCCGCCCGACAGTCGCCGATACGGCGTGCGCCGAGCATCTTTGAGCCCGAGGGTGTCCAGCAGCCACGTCGGGTCGAGCGGGTTCGCCGAATACGAGGCGACCAGATCGAGCATCTCCCCGGCCTTGGATCCGGGATAGGCGCCGCCGCCCTGCAACATCACCCCGATGCGCGGGCGCAGTCGGTCGGAGTCGGCGATCGGGTCCAGGCCCAGCACCCGCACGCGCCCGGCGTCGGGGGCGACGAAGCCCTCGCACATCTCGGTGGTGGTGGTCTTGCCCGCCCCGTTGGGCCCGAGCAGCGCCAGCACCTGCGCGCGTTCGATCTCGAAGCTGATGCCGTCGACCGCGGTGGTCTCGCCGTAGCGTTTCACGACGCCGTCGACGTGTACGGCGGGTCCGGAAGCTGCGGTCACGATGAGACACCGTAGGGCGTGGGCTGCTGTGACGGAGCCGACACCCCCGCCTCATTGCGCCACGGCAGCACATTTCGGGTCAGGAAGATCAGCGTGAGTCCGACGATCACGGTGGCGATGGCGGATTCGACGATCTGGAAAACGTAGAAGTCCGCGCCGCGCGGCATCACCAGCAGGCTCACGATCACCGAGATGACCACGGCCGGCACCCGGAACGCCGGCCGGTTGGCCCACGCCGCCAGCGGCACGATCGCCCACAGCAGATACCACGGCTGCACGACCGGGAACAGCAGCACCACCGCGCCCAGCGCCACCCCGAGCGCGCCGACCGCCAGCAGTCGCCCCGTCCAGGTGGCGATGAGCATGCGCAGCACGATCAATGCTGTCACCAGCGACGCGATCGGCCGGGTGATGTCGATCAGCGCGGTGGTGTGATCGCCGAGTCCCAGCAGTACGCCGCCGAATCCGGTGATGATGCCGATCGCGGTCGGCAGCGACAGGTAGCTGCGAACGGTCGTGCCGGTGCCGAGGGTGTCGATCCACCCGAACCCGAGTCCGCTGGCGGTACTGATGAACACGGTCACCACCACCGCGACCGCGCCGAGTATGGCCGCCGAGTACAGGATTCCGCGCAACCCGTGTCCCCAGCGCCGCGCCAGCGCCATGCCCACGAAGCCCAGCGCGATAATCGAAGTGATCTTGATCGTCGAGGACAGCGTGATCAACACGGTCCCGAAGACCAGCAGCGCCCACGCCTTTCGATCGAACGGATGAATGTCGTCGATGGCGCGCAAGCAGAATTCGATGCCCGCCAGCATCAGCCCGAGCATGATCGCGTCATTGTGCACGCCGCCGACCAGATGCAGCAGCACCAGCGGATTCGCCGCGCCCAGCCACAACGCGCTCACCGGCGCCACCCCGCAGCGACGCGACAGCCGCGGCAGCGCCCACACCATCAACGCGACCGCGGCCAGCACCAGCATCCGATGCAGCCACACCCCGGCGATGATGTTGTCGCCCACGATGTGCGAGATCCCGCGGCCCATCCACAGAAACAACGGCCCGTACGGCGCGGGCGTCTGCCGCCAGATATTGGGCACATTGTTGGTGAGCACATTGTCCAGCCCCAGCCCCGCGACCGGGCTGACCGTGTAGGGATCCATCCCGCGCGCGGAGATCTCGCTCTGCGCCAGATAGGAATACACGTCGTTGCTGAACATCGGCGGTGCGACGCTGAGCGGCAGAATCCACAGCAGCAGCGTGCGATCCATCTGCGAGCGGCTCAGCCGATGCCTGGGCTCGCCACCGCGTCCGCCGACGGCGAAGCGGCCCAGCAACAACCAGGCCATCACCACCAGCACGGTGCCGATCATGCACATGGCCAGCGTCGAGGTGCCCGCGCGGGCGAAGAAGCCCAGCACCCGCAGCCCCGACGTGGGGTTCTGGTGTACCGGTTGCGCGCCCACGCCCAGCGCCGAGATCGCCATGATGACGGCCCCGGTCGCGCCCAGCAGCCGGATTCGCATCAGCTGCAGGGTTTCTCGCCGGTCCAATCCGGGCACGTCGTGGTCCACGCTGTGCAGCACGGCGACGGTGTGATCGGCGGCGGGGACGTCCAGGCCCAGGGCCCGGCGTCCGACATCGATGACTCTGCGCCGCGCGCCTTCCACTACCGCCACATCTGCGAAGCCTAGTCCGGCAGCGGGCGCGCATCGCCGATCGCATGGCCGCAACGCGGGTTCGCCGGTGTGCTGGGCAATTGCCGGGCGGCTTAACCCTGTTCGATGGGTGGCCGTCTGTAGACAGCCGACCCAGTTCGACGGCGACGGCCACAGCGGGACGCGCAGACCTTCGGAACTCCAGTGATCCGTCCGTCGGTGCCAGGTGCCAGGTGTCAGGTGTCAGG
This sequence is a window from Nocardia yunnanensis. Protein-coding genes within it:
- a CDS encoding class I SAM-dependent methyltransferase; this translates as MTERAASRTAILVCQGRAVADGRLGVGRFSDPIATHLLVDGEHEVVDRVRAGQAPKAVGARIEYELLCATAEVLAARTVAIDEALREHRNPQLVILGAGLDARAWRMPELAQVAVFEVDHPASQAEKRARLGEREPLTPARFVPVDFGTDALGAALNAAGHDESRPTTWIWEGVVPYLSPAEVSETVTELARRSAPGSRVIATYPTSNRLYSVGRRIMEILLSVTGRTNPMAREPQRSNWTPDTMAAVMTAHGFTVTRDRDKLTVAHDSGVEGRPESFRSTGRLLVADRL
- a CDS encoding DUF1152 domain-containing protein, with amino-acid sequence MFESGVMERLRGCGRVLVVGAGGGFDVLSGMPVALALMERGTTVFLGNLTFTAVTRTSAERVGAGVFRVDADTGGGGYFPEKQLAVWLRDNGFPDQVFLIRKGGTGDVRDAYAWLARELALDAVVLVDGGTDLLMTGDEAGLGTPVEDVTSLLGARAVDVPVKLALCVGFGVDAHHGVCHAHFLENVAALAKLGAYHGVFSLLPGNAAVDGWLDAVEWVQRHTPGRESIVCASITDAARGEFGDHHSLARTREKQSELFLNPLMSMVWGFELDAVADRVLYRDDIAHATTAFEVAAAIEAFRDRTPIRPWRSIPV
- a CDS encoding COX15/CtaA family protein; this encodes MLTRAFQRLADLFPMPSMRVQRLLALLVVLTQAGISVTGAVVRVTSSGLGCPTWPQCFPGSFTPTAVAEVPVLHQVVEFSNRMLTFVVTLAAAAIVIAVTRARRRREVLVYAWLMPGGTVLQAVIGGITVRSGLLWWTVAVHLLASMLMVWLSALLWSKVGEPDDGIDTVRAPRPLRLLTVLSGVALTATLIAGTLVSGAGPHAGDKSAAKPVERLQVQIVTLVHLHAELLVAYLALLVGLACGLAAVGMNKTLRTRLILVLTLVCAQALVGIVQYFTHVPGALVAVHVGGAAACTAATAALWAAMRTREPLPTPTPTPLNKITA
- a CDS encoding ABC transporter permease, translated to MTETVNRFAAGTFAPAPQPTTRAKMLAAQTRMELILLLRNGEQLLLTMFIPITLLIGLTLLPMSGLGEHRVDRVVPAVMMVAIMSTAFTGQAIAVGFDRRYGALKRLGATPLPRWGIVAGKCSAVLLVVVLQSILLGAIGVALGWRPAPAGLLLGAVVIGLGTATFAALGLLLGGTLKAEVVLALANILWFVMLGTASLVFMSDDLPHAVSLIARIIPSGALSECLEQAMRTSVDWYGLAVLAGWGGLGGWLATRFFKFD
- a CDS encoding ABC transporter ATP-binding protein — encoded protein: MTAASGPAVHVDGVVKRYGETTAVDGISFEIERAQVLALLGPNGAGKTTTTEMCEGFVAPDAGRVRVLGLDPIADSDRLRPRIGVMLQGGGAYPGSKAGEMLDLVASYSANPLDPTWLLDTLGLKDARRTPYRRLSGGQQQRLALACALVGRPEIVFLDEPTAGLDAQARHLVWELIDALRRDGVSVLLTTHMMDEAEQLADQLVIIDHGRVVAQGTPAEVTSHGAEGRLAFTAPPKLDLTLLEAALPEGFTPRETAPGSYLLQGDITPQVLATMTAWCARIDVLPTDIRIDQRRLEDVFLELTGRELRG
- the mptB gene encoding polyprenol phosphomannose-dependent alpha 1,6 mannosyltransferase MptB; translated protein: MAVVEGARRRVIDVGRRALGLDVPAADHTVAVLHSVDHDVPGLDRRETLQLMRIRLLGATGAVIMAISALGVGAQPVHQNPTSGLRVLGFFARAGTSTLAMCMIGTVLVVMAWLLLGRFAVGGRGGEPRHRLSRSQMDRTLLLWILPLSVAPPMFSNDVYSYLAQSEISARGMDPYTVSPVAGLGLDNVLTNNVPNIWRQTPAPYGPLFLWMGRGISHIVGDNIIAGVWLHRMLVLAAVALMVWALPRLSRRCGVAPVSALWLGAANPLVLLHLVGGVHNDAIMLGLMLAGIEFCLRAIDDIHPFDRKAWALLVFGTVLITLSSTIKITSIIALGFVGMALARRWGHGLRGILYSAAILGAVAVVVTVFISTASGLGFGWIDTLGTGTTVRSYLSLPTAIGIITGFGGVLLGLGDHTTALIDITRPIASLVTALIVLRMLIATWTGRLLAVGALGVALGAVVLLFPVVQPWYLLWAIVPLAAWANRPAFRVPAVVISVIVSLLVMPRGADFYVFQIVESAIATVIVGLTLIFLTRNVLPWRNEAGVSAPSQQPTPYGVSS